A genomic window from Anopheles ziemanni chromosome X, idAnoZiCoDA_A2_x.2, whole genome shotgun sequence includes:
- the LOC131291218 gene encoding uncharacterized protein LOC131291218 translates to MVERWHRTLKAAIVSKDTTRWSEHLPLILLGLRTTFKSDIQASPAELVYGTTLRIPAEFLVEESRSATANQSDFARTLREGMSHIRPPNTSWHADNLTFIHADLSKCSHVFIRNDTVRPALTTPYHGPYPVINRKSKSFQVRLNDRPSWVSVDRLKPAYIANDLSSTPQPTNFQRDSSPLPMLQQKTTPNAAATPATEQKASTVVTRSQRKVIIPARYR, encoded by the coding sequence ATGGTTGAGCGTTGGCACCGCACCCTCAAGGCAGCAATTGTTTCCAAGGACACAACCAGGTGGAGCGAACATTTACCACTTATCCTGCTAGGCCTACGGACTACCTTCAAGAGCGACATCCAAGCATCACCCGCCGAATTGGTGTACGGAACTACGCTGAGGATTCCCGCCGAGTTCCTTGTTGAAGAGTCCCGGTCAGCTACAGCTAATCAATCGGACTTTGCCAGGACGCTCCGGGAAGGGATGAGCCACATTCGCCCGCCAAATACCTCGTGGCACGCTGACAACCTTACCTTCATCCATGCCGACTTAAGCAAGTGTAGCCACGTATTTATACGTAACGACACCGTCCGCCCTGCACTAACCACACCATACCATGGTCCGTACCCGGTAATTAATCGTAAATCGAAGTCTTTTCAGGTTCGACTCAACGATCGACCTTCATGGGTCTCCGTGGATCGCCTGAAACCGGCGTACATCGCCAACGATTTGAGTAGCACTCCGCAACCTACCAACTTCCAACGGGACTCTTCGCCCTTACCGATGCTACAACAGAAGACCACACCCAATGCGGCAGCGACTCCAGCCACAGAGCAGAAAGCATCGACCGTTGTTACCAGATCGCAACGGAAGGTCATCATCCCTGCGCGATACCGGTAA